One Corythoichthys intestinalis isolate RoL2023-P3 chromosome 9, ASM3026506v1, whole genome shotgun sequence DNA window includes the following coding sequences:
- the nbl1 gene encoding neuroblastoma suppressor of tumorigenicity 1: MLTHSNGAVMWQTIPICCALFALYAAAPPAHINRLALFPDKSAWCEAKNITQIVGHTGCQPRSIQNRACLGQCFSYSVPNTFPQSTESLVHCDSCMPAQTQWEVVTLECPGNEETPHVDKLVERIFQCSCQSCGKEGTQEGAMMQLYPTDNHLDPQSLPDTQSKTHPPTHSKHGHTHAGHHALPHTSDGG, from the exons ATGTTGACGCACAGCAACG GTGCAGTCATGTGGCAGACCATTCCTATTTGCTGTGCCCTGTTTGCACTGTATGCTGCGGCACCACCCGCACACATCAACCGCCTGGCGTTGTTCCCTGACAAGAGTGCCTGGTGCGAGGCCAAGAACATCACGCAGATAGTCGGGCACACTGGATGTCAGCCTCGATCTATTCAAAACAG AGCTTGTCTGGGCCAGTGTTTCAGCTACAGCGTCCCCAACACGTTTCCACAGTCAACGGAGTCACTGGTTCACTGTGACTCCTGCATGCCAGCCCAGACTCAGTGGGAAGTG GTTACTCTGGAGTGCCCAGGGAATGAAGAGACTCCTCATGTGGACAAGCTAGTGGAGAGGATCTTCCAATGCAGCTGCCAGTCCTGCGGCAAGGAAGGCACCCAGGAGGGTGCAATGATGCAACTGTATCCAACTGACAACCACCTGGACCCCCAATCTTTACCTGACACCCAAAGCAAGACTCATCCACCCACACACTCTAAGCATGGCCACACACACGCAGGGCATCACGCTCTTCCACACACGTCAGACGGCGGATAG